The DNA window CAGAATCGCTAATTCAAAGGTGCGACTCGCGCCTACTCCAACGTTGCCCGTTGCTGCACGTTTGGCTGCACGTTTGGCGGCACCCGGTTGGTCCCCTTTTGCATTCCCCATCGTGAAACGTTTATTCTTCAAACGTTCATTCTTCAAACGTCCCATCTCGAAAACTGCCATCTGGAGACGCCATTTGGTGCTCCCCCCGAGTCGTAATTACAACAAGGctctataaaaaaaaaaaaaaaaagagaacatTTTTGCCCCTCCTGTACGTACCCAGCGCGTGGAACTTCCGCCGGGGTCGTCACTACAAGGAGGTTTGTCTTGTCTCCGTTCAGGGATCTCACATCCTTACTTGTTCAAAATGTCCATGTAGAGGAACTTCTTCTCATCGCTAATGTTTTGGTAGGAAAATATGTTTACCTGAGGGGTGCGATAAAAGGGGGAGCGACACGGTTACACAAGTAGGGAAGCAATACGGTTGCACAGATAGAGAAACGAAACGCTGCCAAATTGGGGAAGCGGTACGGTTGCACAGATAAAGAAACGGAGACGTTACACACGTGTGATCACGCGTGCTCGCACGAGCCACCGTAACCGCGGCTCACCGAAACCGCGGCTTCACCCACATTTATACGCAgttgtgtgtatatgcaaagTAAAGCCGCCGCCTCCCTACcagttttttcctcttttcgaTATCCACATCTGCGAAGTTACTGCTGCTATCGACCATTTGTAGTTTGATCAGGTTGTAAATCTCTTCTACGCACATCTGTCACAGGGGGCAACNNNNNNNNNNNNNNNNNNNNNNNNNNNNNNNNNNNNNNNNNNNNNNNNNNNNNNNNNNNNNNNNNNNNNNNNNNNNNNNNNNNNNNNNNNNNNNNNNNNNNNNNNNNNNNNNNNNNNNNNNNNNNNNNNNNNNNNNNNNNNNNNNNNNNNNNNNNNNNNNNNNNNNNNNNNNNNNNNNNNNNNNNNNNNNNNNNNNNNNNNNNNNNNNNNNNNNNNNNNNNNNNNNNNNNNNNNNNNNNNNNNNNNNNNNNNNNNNNNNNNNNNNNNNNNcacacatatatataataactgTACAAATAGTAATCCCCACGCAGGGGCTGATAGGTAGGCATGCAGATTCATTCACATGGACTCATGTGCGTCTGCCGCTTCTCTTCGCAGAGACGAATGCGCCACGCAGCTTGCGAATTCTTACAAAACATTCATGACGTGACtcatgtgcacattttcttGATTCCCTTTTATGAGCGTCTTGATTTTGCTCAGATAGTTGTTCAAGTGGTTTAGGTAATCGCCTGTCAGTCGGGGGGTGAGGGACACGTCACGCATTTTTTGGAGCAGCTATGCAGGCAGGTAACAACGCAGTTGTGCGCGCAGCTATGGAGATGTTATACACGTTGCTATCCACGTTGCTATCGACGCTGCTATCCACGTTGCTATTCACGTTTCTATCCACGGTGCTATCCACGGTGCGACCCGCTGGAAACTTACGGTGCTCCGAAATGAACGCCTCCGTCTTCTTGGCATGCAGATACTCCTCAACGCAGGCAGTTAAGAAAGAATACACAGCCTCCGCATCGACTGAGGACACCTCGAAAATATTCTTCCGTAGCTGCAAGTTGTtatttatgaagaaaatcACGTCATACAATTTGTGCATCCTCTCCTGGAACCCTTCCCCGGAGGCTAAGAAggtgttcactttttttctcaagtGCTCCAGGACTATCTCGCACTGCCTCTCTTTGTCcatgttaaaaaggaaactgAAAAAGGCGTCCATGTTGTTGATGGCGTGCAGGTCTTGGCCCTCGATGTATTTctgcgcagggggggagggaggcaCAATTGTGGGGGCATTACTATAGGGGCGCTGCTGCATGGACACTACTGTAGGGGGATTGTCGTAGGGGCACTACTGTAGGGGCACCGTCGACGCGGCCCCCACCCCATACATGGCACCGGCGCTCCCGCCCACCTTGTATATCCGCGTGGCAATCTCATCGATGATCTCAGGGCTGACGCGGAAAATTGCGGCGAGTAGAAAGATATTCTCCTTGTACAGGGATCTGTTTTCGTCGTTGATCAAGTCAATGACGTAAAGAACATAGCGCTCGATGATCCGATGTAGCAAATTGTAGTTGGACTCGATAAGGGAAAACTTGACATAGTACTGCTGTCCCTTGGACCTAATGAGGTCGAAGTTTCTGTATATCGTGAGAATCTCGTTAATGTTATTCACGAAATCGGAGTCGCTTCTGTAAATATAGAAGTTCTCCTTCACCgcggaaaatatttcataagtctgcaaaaaaatgcacctcATTTCAACGTCAGCTGCTTTTTCGTCggacaaatttaaaaagttaacaattttttttaaatacacattttttatatttttataatttttattcaatatattcgtttttataatatctgtaatcattttttcatattcatCAATGAGGAAAACGTCGTGTATTTCTTGCGCGTTTTTTATGTTCAGTATAATttcatgcatatataaattttttctcatgtggtataggtttttttttgcttctttaattttgtttatgtacatttttttgcaaatttcttcaaatgagTCATCATCGATGTGCTCGAAAATGTCTTCCTTCCGAATGACGAAACTGTCCTTGGCGGGGATGcttctttctcccccttttttgtggccCCTTTTGGATTTCTCCCTCTCCAGGGACTCCATaaaattgatatttttataatccaACAAATTTTCTTGTCCTATAATTTTGTACCTATCGTCCACTTCTTTCATGTTGCTTAAATActttgtgcatattttgtCTAAGAACCGTTTGATGATGTTATCCTCTACCTCCCTGTCCACCTGATcgtaatttaaattaaaaattattttcaggATTTTTCTTTCTGACTGGTTTTTCATGTGTTTTATTACAAATTCttcgtacaatttttttcgttcctctTGGGAGAGTATGCCGTCTTTTCCATCTCCTCCGTCCTCTCCCTCAAGGTGATCTTTGTAGATTATCCTTTTGAGGAACTCCTCCTCGTCTGCTTCGGTGGGAAGGGCTTCCTCCGCTGGTCCGTCCGGAGATAATCCGTTCGCAGCAAGTTCGTCGTTAGCAGCAAGTTCGTCAGGGGGCAATCCGTTAGCAGCTAGTCCTTCCCCGGGTGGTCCTTTCCCGGTTGACCCTTCCCCAGGTGTTCCTCCCTctgcttcccctttcgcCGCTCCCTCCCCCTCGCCGGTCCCGTCCAGCGCCCTATAACAGTTACACGCGAACAAATCGTCGAGGCTAAAAAAATCGTCGCTGGGAACCttcaagaatttttttttcttctttatcttCTTATACACATAGatcaaattttgtataagcCGTAGACACTTCTCCATATTTTTCAGCTTCAAAAATATGCCAATGTTTTCCTTCGTCTTAATCACAAACTTTagcagaatattttttattatattctcCGTTGCGCTATTCGATATggatattccttttttcaaaaaaaataaatgatcatttttgtccttcatttttttaaaaattaaattgttaatcaaaattttgtactcCCTGTACATATAATCGTGCAGGTACTTTTCCAAATATTTAtccatgtattttttatccatGTGTAAATACttcctcaaaaaatttatgtcaTCCCATTTGTTCAAGAAaagcttcttttcctccagctcccttttttctctctccgCAATGATACCTTTCTtgtcttcattttccccAGATTTAGCCGCGTCTTCATTCACGATGTAGTCCACGCTGTTCTCCAGGTGTCTGTACATGTTGTCATCCGAGTCGTCTATCGCGGCATCATCCAGATCAGCGGCGTCATCCAGGTCAGCGGCGTCATCCAGGTCAGCGGCGTCATCCAGGTTAGCGGCATCGTCATACTGATCTGCCGCCTCGTCATACTGGTCAACCGTCTCGTCATACTGCTGGGCGACACTATCTTCTGCTCCCAATTTGTCGCCCCCCTCACCTATGGACTTTCCACCCACCTTGCCATGCGCACTTCCCAGCGCAGTCGCCTCGACTTTACCTTCCTTCTCACGggcaacaaaataaacaggTTCGTAATTACCATCTTCCATGATCCTTTTAAGTATGCTGACGAAAATTTCCTTGTGCACGTCCTCCAAAATGGAATCATCCAACGTCAGgaagtccatttttttcacgtccTCCAGGACACTACTGGAGTTCTGCTTGTTACTGAGGAGCCCACGGATGTGTGCCTCGTAGTTTCCCTTCATCGTTTCGAGCAAACTGTCGTTGatcgttttttctttgacCTGCGCGGGGAGGGGAGGAACATGAAGAGGGAGTGGCGTGAAGGGGAAGGGGCAGTCATATATACGCAGTAAGGACAGCCATTTATACGCAGTAAGGACAGCCATTTATACACAGCATGGGCAGCCATTTATACGTAGCTAGGACAGCCACTTATACACCACACATGCAGTGACTGTTGCACAGCGCACTCACCCCCATCTGCTGTGCGATGTGAGCCAGGAGGAAGTAGCTAGAGATCCGGTTGCGCCGCGCGAAGAAGGGAATGTTCAGACTGTTCCCACGGTGGAGGTTCAGCCTCTCCAAGGAATCCACGTCGTACTTAAACATAACAttcaacaaataaaaaatgtaaaaaattcgCGAAAGAACAGAGTCCctattttctcccttctcgGCAAAGTGCGCATTGTACTTGTTTGCCACGAGGCtgataatattatattttccttgttGCTTCGAAACAGCTTATGATACAAACCCACAAAGGACTTCAACACAACAAGCACATCTCCATCTATCGTTtcatttgtgcatatttgtCTATACAAGTAATgcgaaaaaatttcattcatGGAGTTTAAAACATCATCCAGGGTGTAGTTGTACTTGAGCATGAAATCCTCGATCTTCCTTTTGGTCAAATTATTTATCCCTTCGTAGGCAAAATAAttggaaaataatataccgAACAAATCTTCAGTCACGCAGAAATATTGATTGTACttatttatgaataaaaaattcatcagCAAGGAAAAGGCCACTAGTTTACAcacatgcatattttttagtgAGTACACCAAGTGAAAGTGGTTTCTTAGGAGAAAGATATCCTCCAGCTTGATGCGCCTTATGAGTGTCTTCAAGGAGAAGGTCAACAGTCCGCTAAGGCAGAGAAAGGACGCGTACTTTATGATGTTTGCGTTTTTGAGGTAGAAGGAGATAAAATTGCACAGCGTCTTCCGCGAAAAGATGTTGTCCTTCTTGGATGGCTGGGCTgcgaagagaaaaaaaaaaaatacgcacataaatgcatatatatatacttatacatatgtatttatatgtatttatatgtgcatCTCCCCGCGTGGTTGCCGAGCACGGGGGAGCGCAAATTTTCCACGTTCAGCGATGCGGTTTAGCCCAGTCAACACGCTAAAGATTTTCCCCCCACAAAGAGAGCCCCTCCCGCAGCTCACTCACTCTTACGCACCGCTAACCACAGAGAGAGAGGCACCTCGGTTGTGCATCACGTCATTAATGTAGTCATAGTAAGACTGCACACTTTGGTAATTCCTCAAGGCGCTCTGCGCAttcgcattttttctcttcaaataatatgacagaataaaatttaaaatgttgtgattcttcttctgcttcctctccttcaaatttttcatttcattaaaGTAATACTCCATAGACCTTTTCTCGCTACTGGAGTAGCcaaacttggaaaaaaattcttcttcattttttagggTTGGCAGATagttaattaatttaataatttcctttttcccctcattaTCTTCTCTGGCATCTTCAAAATTGTTCTTCTTCAGATATTCTTCAACATCCTCGTAAGAAATTTCATCGTCTCGCAGGTCCCCATCGTTGGGGTTGTCATGGTCTAGgttgtcctcctcctcgtcatcTCCACGATTCCCATCCCTATCCTTCACATGCTCGCTGAACAACTCGAAGGAGCTGCACCATTTCGTCTTCCTCCCGGTGAAAAAACATCtcgcctttttcttttcccgtCGGATAGAATAACAGGGGTGTTTCCTCTTTAGCCATACTTGGATATATGGCCTCACTTTAACCTTCTTATAATTTCTCAGTGCGTGGGAAAGGAACTTTATGAGCAGCACTACCAGGAGGGTCCGCTGGAGAGGCGAGGGATGCATCATTCATTTGTGTTATGAGGAGATTCTCAACCGAGTGGGAGGGTGCTCCTGCTTTTTTGCGTGTGTCTCTGCAGAAGAATGCACGTGGTCACTCGCCTTTCGCCCCGTGCGCCATTGGCCTGTCCCCCACCTTGCGTCCCTTTTATTCTCCCTTTTATGCCTCCGTTTTGGGGAGTTCTTCCTCTGATTCGTCTCCTTTTAAGAAGCCTAACTTGCAGCTGCTTCGCTAAGCTAGTATCGTGTAAACCGTTTTTACTGACGAAAAAACTCTTCGCGGAGGCGTCAAATGGCAGGGGTGCATACGTTCGTGCGTACAGGCAACGCGAGTGCAGCATTTGGCTTCGCCTCACCGAGTCACTTGACAACAAGGCTCCAAGTAAAACTCGAATACAAACAGCGGAAGCTCCCTCTCTCACGCGATCATACAAAATTAGTTCCCCACTTAATGATCGAGTTTACCCCATCTCGCaccttataataattttgtcgCTTTTCCCAAAATGTCCTCAAACAGAGATCCTTATCAATGGGGACATCTCGGCTTGTgtgttttattattcatgTTTAGTAGTGTGCCTTTCGAGGAGTCACTATATTACATGTGCGCATAGCGTTGtattatcctttttgtcGAGCTATTCCTCCCTTCTCTGCGTTGTGTATTTCCTTGTTGTGCGTActctcttttccctttttttttccccccgaAGCGATGTAANNNNNNNNNNTNttttttttgtttcctttttaaggaaaaaaaactccataATGAGAATTGACAGCAACGGAAAAGTATCACACATGGtaagagagaaaaatttacgaCTGAGAAAAAGGTGAccgcacatgcacacatgttcGCAATTCATTCCAtgggtgattttttttttttttaaaaagcagcGTCAACAATGAAGGAATATGCGAGTAATGCTACATAGAAGATTgacttttccctttttgtttaatcATTATCCGAACTAATtagcatacatacatgtagCTCTccttgtttttcctttttttttcatgtttcaCATACGTACACTTTCAAGCGAGAGAAAATCTGTTCATTCAACCACCTTCCATTTCCTATGTCAGATGAACACAATGACGACAAAGGCGAAGtggcaaaatgtgaaagcgAGTACAGTGCGCTGCTGGAGTGTTTGGATACCTTCGATAGGTTTGACTGCCGTGAGGGGGATATCCCCAGCTCGATTGTTATCGCTATTGCGATCGCTACCGTGGCTCCTTCCTCGTAGTGTATACTTGCACGTGGATCTCCATGTGTGGTTAATCCCACAGTGCAGCCTTACCTTTTGCACACCTCTACGTATGGCGCACCCCTACCCATCGCCACCCCCGCAGAAATTGGGCAAAATGCCAAAACGAATTGAAGAAATTCCGCGCGTGCTACAATGAGGAGAGTAGACAGAAGAATGGGTCAACCGGTTAGGCGAAGACTCGGCAGGGAGGCCATTTTTGGCGTTCCCACCAGACACCCGTCTGGCGTCAGGGCGTTCGTTCGTTTCAGCGTTACTGCGTTTCGTCGTTCGTCATTCGTCATTCGTCATTCGTCGTTCGTCATTCGCCATTCATCGttcgtccttttttctcttccattttttcgttacaCTCCATTGTGCTACATTTTCCCATGTGCACACGCGTGTATGTTAAATGCCCACCGCTGGGGAAggactccttttttgccgcGTGCAGGGGGGGCAACTTCCACCAGCCAACTCTGTTACCACTGAATGGATGAACTTAAGTACGGGTAAATGGGTGAATAGTATAAATTTGttgctctcttttttttttcccctttttcttgtaaaaattgtaacgtttttttttttttttaatttctacTTGCACTGTGTGTGTGCTGGCACAGTtgtccgaaaaaaaaaaaaaaaaaaaaaaaaaagttgcaatttttacacccaagatggaaaaaaaaaagttgccgTTGTTGTACCCATGatagaacaaaaaagttgcgattttttctaatgtgcaaaaaaaaaaaaacttctatacaaatttgcaaaaggCTAATTCTGCTAAATATAGTTATTCATagcgaaaaaatgagaactCCTTGATGGTTGCCCCCTGAGACAGTCCAACCGCGCGACCACATGGCTACCCTTTGTGTCCATTCACATTTGTCCATAACCCGTTTTAACCCATTTTGACTCATTCCTGCTGGGTAGGCGGCTCCCCTCATGCTTGTACAGCCCCccgtaacaaaaaaaaaaaaaaatttcgcacAATAAGGATGCCTCTACTCCCAGCCAAAGCAAATACACTCAACAGTGGAAAATCTCAAAATGAGCACCAAATCTAACGAAGACATAGATAATAAAGAAGACAAGAATATCGAAGTTTAAGAAGNNNNNNNNNNNNNNNNNNNNNNNNNNNNNNNNNNNNNNNNNNNNNNNNNNNNNNNNNNNNNNNNNNNNNNNNNNNNNNNNNNNNNNNNNNGTaagtaagaagaaaaaaaaaaaaaaaaaaaaaaatcataataaaTGTACGAAAGAAAGTACTGAGAAAGGAGGAAGTAACGATTGAGGATGTCTCCAGTTCGAATGCGCTGGGTGAAAGTCTGACGGATAGTCGGAATGGGAAGGGCGCTTCAAGGGGGAAGTACGTCCGCAGGAATAGTAGTTCGAAGGAGCCCTCCAAGGCAGTCAAGAAGGCTTGCTTCTTCGATCAAGAATACTACATCCGCGAGGTAAGCGGGGGGAATGCggcaaaagagaaaaaataaaaataaggggTGCATATAAGTGTGTCCATATAAGTGTGCCCATAGAAGTGTGTCAACATATGCGTGCCAACTTATGCGTGCCAACATATGCGTGACTTCCTTCTGTTGCTACTCCTCTGCACTGTCTCATCGGAGGTGCACGGGCGGGGTCCCATTTGTGCGCCCCACGTTAGACCCCCCGCGCAACTGCGCACATTGGTTCATCCTCCACGTTATTGgtttcactttatttttgtcttcccccccctccgcagATTCCAAAGTGCCCCATTTCTGAGATGCTCCtaaagcgcaaaaaaaaaaaatgaacaactgcacccaaaaatatttttcctactCACACTGGGATGTCTTCTTCAAAGAGGTGAAGGTGAAGGCGATAATTTCCACTGCAGTGGAAGATTCACCTCTTTGCTAGGGATACTCAGGAGGAGATTCCCTTCGTTCGAACCGTTATGTGGAAGCATGCAAATGTGTTCCATAATCGCGTAGAACGTGGAAGTGTGTAGGGCACACTTGGGGGTACCCCCCTTGGGCCTTTCAACCCGTCACATTTGCTGAATGGCATCCAGTACGTGTCCTCTTACCTTCCCATTCGGCCAACCCGTTGGGCTAACCCATTTGCTTGCActtttggtaaaaaaaaaaaattccttgcCTTTTGTTGTACCCATCTTCGCACCCATCCCCtcatgcacaaaaatgaagtggaAGCGCTGGAGCAGCACTGTCAAGGCGGCGTCAGTCCAGTCCATGCAGTCGATGTATCACGAATGTGACCCTATCTTGGGGAGTCCTACAAATCGGAAAATCCTACAGCCGCCCCTttacaaatatgtacaagGCGCATAACGGAAAATGGCCCATTTTTGACGAAAGCGCCACTTGTAAGAAAATTCCTCCCAccaatgaaataattttccaattggtgctaatttttttttccctcaagGGAACTCTTTTGTGCTCGTCTTTGCAACGCCTACACCACGTTTGTCACCCCGCTGCACCTTTTACGATTCTTTAcacattttgattttttttttttttttaattttaaaagttaaTTTATANNNNNNNNNNNNNNNNNNNNNNNNNNNNNNNNNNNNNNNNNNNNNNNNNNNNNNNNNNNNNNNNNNNNNNNNNNNNNNNNAAAAGTAACCCCGCCTTGGCAGGCAGCTGAGCaagcgtatatatatgcgctcatgcacacatatgtgaATGCATATGCGAATATACAAACTTGTATATGCATAACGTGACCGCAAAGAAACAACTTCGATGGGGCAAAGGGTCTAGAACGTAATTCAGAAGTTATAATCTCCCTCCTTCATATGACGTGGTTTCCGCGTTGTCTGCGTTTTTTCATCCGGTGATTTGCCTAGCATGAGTCAAGGCGGCTACAGTAGCCCCGGTGCCAAGCGACTAAATATCCACCGTTCAATACTTTCTAATCTAGGAAACCTTCTCAGAAAAATCTCTCAAATGAGTACTCGCACAAACCGTGGGAATTTCCGCCCCTCCCCTCTATGGCAGCTCCTCCTGAGGGCGTTTTTACTATACCGCAAGGAAATCCTACCCATCTGACTCCCATCAAAATCATCTTTGCTTCGGTTTGGGGGTACTTCCCTCggtgaatttatttttcaatttccttCTCAACGTTTTAATATATCTACATCGGCCCGTTCCAATtgtgtttctccttttggcTTTGATGGACCAGTTAAATCTTCTTTTCTTGGCACTGGGGTATCCGCATgaagcgcatttttttttttgcaaatgatAACTCCTTTTTCCACACCTTATGCAAAGGAAGTGGctctttccatttcgcttTCCGAATGACCCTGTTCCCTTTCCTGCCTTACCCATTGTTTACGTGGCGATGGTATAAGCGGTGAAGAggcgaagcggtgaagcggcgaaCGGCGAGCTGTTGTCACGCGCTGACTGTAGTAAATTATGCTTGTTTTACTTATATTCTCGTCAGTTGCATAGAGAGCGTGTATGCTTAATATAACTtcgtcgtttttttgttgcttttttgttgtttttttgttgcctttttttttttttttacgaggGAAACTGAAATAacttctctttttctctgCTTTTGtgcgtgggaaaaaaaaaaaacgcttcgccttttttttttttaaacaatgcGATACGATAATGGTCAAAACGTAAATATTTTACGAGGAACGGTAAAAACGCTCATAACGGGGTTTCGATTGgggtggttttttttttaaaccttgCACTTCGTGCGTGGGACGAACGCGAGCAAATGGGTTTTGCTATGGTATGTACAGTATGGTATGCATAGTATAGTATGGTATGTATGGTATGGCACGTTCTTGCGTATGGTTATGCTTGCCCTCTGTGCCGggcaaattatttttgcaaactgGTTGGGAGGGGTTACGGGAGGCGCTAAGTTGAATAGGTGGAGAAAACTCCCATCCATGATGATGGCATATGAACGGGTTTGCCTTCTACACGGAGCGTAACGTagcacatatatttatacgtaCGTGCATTTTTGCCTTACGGTTCGCTTTTTTCGCACCGTGGAAATGTGCCTTTCCCCACAAACCCTGATGTGCCTCCgcatatttcttttcctcattcggcgtgaaaaaagggggcatatACCGCTACATACGTGCTTATTTGTTACGcaatatttttctcactgTTGGGTTTTTACCTCATTTGTTATCCccctatttttatgaagcATAACATAAGCAGCACCCCGTCAgctgtgtacatatatgaataattatTACTCCCCTCCCGACGTGCAAAATATACgtcatatttatatgttggGGGGTACCCATTTTGTAGCACCCCTAAAAGGGCAAATTTCTATGATGGCGCGCTTTCCACATATGCTGTCATTTTGGCATTAGGTCGAAGTACGCACCTGCTGTGGGTGAAGCACCCCTACTTCGCTTCAGCTGCGGCACTGCACCgctttacattttaaatcTTGTTCATTACACCAGGGGGTTATATTTTCTTGCGCCCTCAAAATGGTGGAGGGGGGGTGGTGCAAAAATAGCGcattatgtatattatactatattatattgtattatatatacatgtgcccCACCATCCGCAACCCTCATGtggagtgtttttttttttttttttaccccctgGGATGGTACCAAAAAAGGCACCTATaaagtatacatatacacaaatATTCGTAAATTTCCATTTCACGAAAAAAGTTGAGAaaaataactatttttttttttttttcattacgAAGCAATTATTCCCATTTGgtcgaaaaaattaaccaacCTGTTTGACCCCTCCCTCTTAATCACTCGAGGTAATTttattccaatttttttttttaaaaatgcggaaaaaaaaattatgaacaggtcctatattctttttctacaaaatgtaaataaatttcatcCCATTTAATGGCAACCTTTCTCACAtcacggaaaaaaatatttagattGAAATGTGCATTAAGTAGAATAACCCAATGTAGTGAAATGGCACAATGCTCCCAGGTTCACACGGAGCTTTCGGGTGGTGCGCTTACCGTATTCTTAATCATGACTCTTCTCCCTTGAGGTCCTTTGCTAAACAACGTGCCGATATACCCAGCATATTACCACTTCGCATAATGCAGCGGTAGCTCATTTTTAACGGGCAGCTaacagaaaaatgagaagccACAACTTCTTACAGCCCTGCTATGAACATCCTTTATTGACCACCTCAGTCACCAACTAATGTGCAACAGTTGCGATAGGTTAATCATCCCCCCGCCCCcgaatttataattatatgtccCCCACATTGCGCagtttatctttttttgtacatacccccttttgataaaaatggttCGGTTCCAAATggattttacattttcagcGTAGTGGAGTAACCCTTTTCGCATTTCACACCACCAACGTTTTTAGCGTTTCACCCAAGTAGACGCAAGAGGGGGCGtgcaaaggaaaaggcaaaacgaaTGCGGAAAATACGACCGTTAAAGAACAACGCATGATGAGCGTAAAATATCGGAATGAGCAAAATATGAGGGTGGCCACACCACCACGGCTAATGCCTCATTGTTGgggaatgcaaaatggggaaaactGCACGgcggggaacaaaaaaaaaaataacccaaAAGATCTTTCCACAGGggttttattatataacacCTCAGCAAAACTGTATTTTTTGACCAACGTTTTGCCCTCTTTGCACACATGGTTAACGTAGCACGTACGCCgtttgcacatattttactGCTCCAATTACACTTCTTTCAATTGGTATCCATTTCGAGCTTTAGCATGAGGCATTTTACTACATGTCGCTTTGCCATATGCATGATGCACACGAGGATTGGCACAG is part of the Plasmodium cynomolgi strain B DNA, chromosome 1, whole genome shotgun sequence genome and encodes:
- a CDS encoding hypothetical protein (putative), encoding MKEYANEHNDDKGEVAKCESEYSALLECLDTFDRNWAKCQNELKKFRACYNEESRQKNGSTG
- a CDS encoding hypothetical protein (putative), with amino-acid sequence MSTKSNEDIDNKEDKNIEKVLRKEEVTIEDVSSSNALGESLTDSRNGKGASRGKYVRRNSSSKEPSKAVKKACFFDQEYYIREIPKCPISEMLLKRKKKK
- a CDS encoding 60S ribosomal protein L37 (putative), giving the protein MGKAGKGTGSFGKRNGKSHFLCIRCGKRSYHLQKKKCASCGYPSAKKRRFNWSIKAKRRNTIGTGRCRYIKTLRRKLKNKFTEGSTPKPKQR
- a CDS encoding hypothetical protein (putative), which gives rise to MHPSPLQRTLLVVLLIKFLSHALRNYKKVKVRPYIQVWLKRKHPCYSIRREKKKARCFFTGRKTKWCSSFELFSEHVKDRDGNRGDDEEEDNLDHDNPNDGDLRDDEISYEDVEEYLKKNNFEDAREDNEGKKEIIKLINYLPTLKNEEEFFSKFGYSSSEKRSMEYYFNEMKNLKERKQKKNHNILNFILSYYLKRKNANAQSALRNYQSVQSYYDYINDVMHNRAQPSKKDNIFSRKTLCNFISFYLKNANIIKYASFLCLSGLLTFSLKTLIRRIKLEDIFLLRNHFHLVYSLKNMHVCKLVAFSLLMNFLFINKYNQYFCVTEDLFGILFSNYFAYEGINNLTKRKIEDFMLKYNYTLDDVLNSMNEIFSHYLYRQICTNETIDGDVLVVLKSFQQGKYNIISLVANKYNAHFAEKGENRDSVLSRIFYIFYLLNVMFKYDVDSLERLNLHRGNSLNIPFFARRNRISSYFLLAHIAQQMGVKEKTINDSLLETMKGNYEAHIRGLLSNKQNSSSVLEDVKKMDFLTLDDSILEDVHKEIFVSILKRIMEDGNYEPVYFVAREKEGKVEATALGSAHGKVGGKSIGEGGDKLGAEDSVAQQYDETVDQYDEAADQYDDAANLDDAADLDDAADLDDAADLDDAAIDDSDDNMYRHLENSVDYIVNEDAAKSGENEDKKGIIAEREKRELEEKKLFLNKWDDINFLRKYLHMDKKYMDKYLEKYLHDYMYREYKILINNLIFKKMKDKNDHLFFLKKGISISNSATENIIKNILLKFVIKTKENIGIFLKLKNMEKCLRLIQNLIYVYKKIKKKKKFLKVPSDDFFSLDDLFACNCYRALDGTGEGEGAAKGEAEGGTPGEGSTGKGPPGEGLAANGLPPDELAANDELAANGLSPDGPAEEALPTEADEEEFLKRIIYKDHLEGEDGGDGKDGILSQEERKKLYEEFVIKHMKNQSERKILKIIFNLNYDQVDREVEDNIIKRFLDKICTKYLSNMKEVDDRYKIIGQENLLDYKNINFMESLEREKSKRGHKKGGERSIPAKDSFVIRKEDIFEHIDDDSFEEICKKMYINKIKEAKKNLYHMRKNLYMHEIILNIKNAQEIHDVFLIDEYEKMITDIIKTNILNKNYKNIKNVYLKKIVNFLNLSDEKAADVEMRCIFLQTYEIFSAVKENFYIYRSDSDFVNNINEILTIYRNFDLIRSKGQQYYVKFSLIESNYNLLHRIIERYVLYVIDLINDENRSLYKENIFLLAAIFRVSPEIIDEIATRIYKKYIEGQDLHAINNMDAFFSFLFNMDKERQCEIVLEHLRKKVNTFLASGEGFQERMHKLYDVIFFINNNLQLRKNIFEVSSVDAEAVYSFLTACVEEYLHAKKTEAFISEHRDYLNHLNNYLSKIKTLIKGNQENVHMSHVMNVL